Proteins encoded by one window of Burkholderia plantarii:
- a CDS encoding flagellar hook protein FlgE, translated as MLDSIYIAMSGLSAYSRGLQTISNNVANLNTAGFKSSTPQFADLYYGQRYAPGSPGNPNVSYAGSGVEYGYASLNFAQGDTHASDGQLDLAIQGDGFLTVLDGQVARYQRTGQFAVEPDGSIRDKANGLQLAMLTPGGGVTGLSIAGRQLSPPKATTTVKFTDNLSSGATSASIPSIDVYDANGGKHTLKVDLTPDSSVQAGRWKAVVTDENGATVQTDFLQFNGGVPDPAHDRIDVTLSPANGPLLTVSLDFSSGVTNFSAGTTSTLRVDTKDGYGTGTLSSLSVDDSGQLVIQYSNGQSDKLGTIALASFSDPQQLIQLGKGLFDASHAAPAAYRASSGAGVGKLLSGATEASNVDLSTEFGELILIQRGFQASSQVISTANDMLMQLLQMRGQG; from the coding sequence ATGCTCGACAGCATCTACATCGCCATGAGCGGCCTGAGCGCCTACTCGCGCGGCCTGCAGACCATCAGCAACAACGTGGCGAACCTCAACACCGCCGGCTTCAAGAGTTCCACGCCGCAGTTCGCCGATCTGTACTACGGCCAGCGCTACGCACCGGGCTCGCCCGGCAACCCGAACGTGTCCTACGCGGGCAGCGGCGTGGAGTACGGCTACGCGTCGCTGAACTTCGCGCAGGGCGACACGCACGCGAGCGACGGCCAGCTCGACCTCGCGATCCAGGGCGACGGCTTCCTGACTGTGCTGGACGGCCAGGTCGCGCGCTACCAGCGCACCGGCCAGTTCGCCGTCGAGCCCGACGGCTCGATCCGCGACAAGGCCAACGGCCTGCAACTGGCCATGCTGACGCCGGGCGGCGGCGTGACCGGCCTGTCGATCGCCGGCAGGCAGCTGAGCCCGCCAAAGGCCACCACCACGGTGAAGTTCACCGACAACCTCTCGTCCGGCGCGACCAGCGCCTCGATTCCGAGCATCGACGTGTACGACGCGAACGGCGGCAAGCACACGCTCAAGGTCGACCTCACGCCCGATTCGAGCGTGCAGGCCGGCCGCTGGAAGGCCGTGGTCACCGACGAGAACGGCGCGACCGTGCAGACCGACTTCCTGCAGTTCAACGGCGGCGTGCCCGACCCCGCGCACGACCGCATCGACGTCACGCTGAGCCCGGCCAACGGGCCGCTGCTGACCGTCTCGCTCGATTTCTCGAGCGGCGTGACCAACTTCTCCGCCGGCACCACCTCGACGCTGCGCGTCGACACCAAGGACGGCTACGGCACCGGCACGCTCTCGTCGCTGAGCGTCGACGACAGCGGCCAGCTCGTGATCCAGTATTCGAACGGCCAGAGCGACAAGCTCGGCACCATCGCGCTCGCCAGCTTCAGCGATCCGCAACAGCTGATCCAGCTGGGCAAGGGCCTGTTCGACGCGAGCCACGCCGCGCCGGCCGCCTATCGCGCCAGCAGCGGCGCCGGCGTCGGCAAGCTGCTGTCCGGCGCGACCGAGGCCTCGAACGTCGACCTGTCCACCGAGTTCGGCGAACTGATCCTGATCCAGCGCGGCTTCCAGGCGTCGTCGCAGGTCATCAGCACCGCCAACGACATGCTCATGCAGCTGCTGCAGATGCGAGGCCAGGGATGA
- a CDS encoding flagellar biosynthetic protein FliO translates to MNPPAPTSWLDHASAASASHPGLFAYLGVDWTRIVLALLLCIAIGVAAAFVLRARTARSAPREAGAAPRIRVVEHARLPPRTTLHLVEYDQRVVLLMSDASGTHVVDAHDRPLPEA, encoded by the coding sequence ATGAATCCGCCCGCCCCGACCTCCTGGCTCGACCATGCGTCCGCCGCATCGGCATCGCACCCGGGCCTGTTCGCCTACCTCGGCGTGGACTGGACGCGCATCGTGCTGGCGCTGCTGCTGTGCATCGCGATCGGCGTGGCCGCCGCGTTCGTGCTGCGCGCACGCACGGCGCGCAGCGCGCCGCGCGAGGCCGGCGCCGCGCCGCGCATTCGCGTGGTCGAGCACGCGCGCCTGCCGCCGCGCACCACCCTGCACCTGGTCGAATACGACCAGCGCGTGGTGCTTCTCATGTCGGATGCGAGCGGCACGCATGTCGTCGACGCGCATGACCGCCCATTGCCGGAAGCCTGA
- a CDS encoding flagellar hook-basal body complex protein FliE encodes MNPYPIEPVAPLDAAPAEALPAVALTPTHGFADWLVSGAAQVDRSAALADDAVARFALDGSEPPHQVMLALEEARLSLQFALQVRSRLVEGYQELMRMQL; translated from the coding sequence ATGAACCCCTATCCGATCGAACCGGTCGCGCCGCTGGACGCGGCGCCGGCCGAGGCGCTGCCGGCCGTCGCGCTGACGCCCACCCACGGCTTCGCCGACTGGCTCGTCAGCGGCGCCGCCCAGGTCGACCGCAGCGCGGCGCTCGCCGACGACGCCGTGGCGCGCTTCGCGCTCGACGGCTCGGAGCCGCCGCACCAGGTGATGCTCGCGCTGGAGGAGGCGCGCCTGTCGCTGCAGTTCGCGCTGCAGGTGCGCTCGCGGCTCGTCGAGGGTTATCAGGAACTGATGCGGATGCAACTGTAA
- the fliF gene encoding flagellar basal-body MS-ring/collar protein FliF, which yields MDSPLSRFRRAFGDASPGRQLAGVAVVVLVVAALSVAAYLMLRPRYQVLFRNLKPQDSATIVAELERQKVPFRVDEASAAVLVPEADAAVTRLKLMSGDLRLQGTVGFELFNNADLGLTDFAQKVNYQRALQGELARTIMSLDEIELARVHLALPDSSLFRRADDRPKASVALFMRHGQTLTPDTVHGIQRLVAAAVPQLSAADVTVVDQRGEPATSRDAPIDDPHFALKRAIEREYERKIDTQIAPLLGARHATVSVDATLDFDQVRVTSESELRRPLAGSADAGTPLPAVPAAHGAAALVGPPPLPVQATSEGSRTEHRVEQIVSAPGSLKHLSVAVVLDEALPAETLAQLKSVAATAVGIDAARGDTVVVVARTEAAASTATPLAVPPASLAPPPAVDTARERPAATAPRGASGEVARALGALGAPATVPAVVVLAIVLLTGAAWGWRRLARGPRRAGMRAMTPPERDEYVTRLRALLSETRQHHEN from the coding sequence ATGGATTCCCCGCTTTCCCGTTTTCGCCGCGCGTTCGGCGACGCGTCGCCGGGCCGCCAGCTGGCCGGCGTCGCCGTGGTGGTGCTGGTCGTCGCCGCGCTGAGCGTCGCGGCGTATCTGATGCTGCGCCCGCGCTACCAGGTGCTGTTCCGCAACCTGAAGCCGCAGGACAGCGCGACGATCGTCGCCGAACTCGAACGGCAGAAGGTGCCGTTCCGCGTCGATGAGGCGTCGGCCGCGGTGCTGGTGCCCGAGGCCGACGCGGCCGTCACGCGGCTCAAGCTGATGAGCGGCGACCTGCGCCTGCAGGGCACGGTCGGCTTCGAGCTGTTCAACAACGCCGACCTCGGCCTGACCGACTTCGCGCAGAAGGTCAATTACCAGCGCGCGCTGCAGGGCGAACTGGCGCGCACCATCATGTCGCTCGACGAGATCGAGCTGGCGCGCGTGCATCTGGCGCTGCCCGATTCGTCGCTGTTCCGCCGCGCGGACGATCGCCCGAAGGCGTCGGTCGCGCTGTTCATGCGCCACGGCCAGACGCTCACGCCCGACACCGTGCATGGCATCCAGCGCCTCGTCGCGGCGGCGGTGCCGCAGCTGTCGGCGGCCGACGTCACGGTGGTCGACCAGCGCGGCGAGCCGGCCACCTCGCGCGACGCGCCGATCGACGATCCGCACTTCGCGCTCAAGCGCGCGATCGAACGCGAATACGAGCGCAAGATCGACACGCAGATCGCCCCGCTGCTCGGCGCGCGGCATGCCACCGTCAGCGTCGACGCCACGCTGGATTTCGACCAGGTGCGCGTCACCAGCGAATCGGAACTGCGCCGGCCGCTTGCCGGCAGCGCCGACGCGGGCACGCCGCTGCCGGCCGTCCCGGCCGCGCACGGCGCCGCCGCGCTGGTCGGGCCGCCGCCGCTGCCGGTGCAGGCCACGAGCGAAGGCAGCCGCACCGAGCACCGGGTCGAGCAGATCGTCTCGGCGCCCGGCTCGCTCAAGCACCTGAGCGTGGCCGTGGTGCTCGACGAGGCCTTGCCGGCCGAGACGCTCGCGCAGCTCAAATCGGTCGCCGCGACCGCCGTCGGCATCGACGCGGCGCGCGGCGATACGGTGGTGGTGGTCGCCCGAACGGAGGCGGCCGCATCGACGGCCACGCCGCTGGCCGTGCCGCCGGCCTCGCTCGCGCCACCGCCCGCGGTCGACACCGCCCGCGAGAGGCCGGCCGCCACCGCGCCGCGCGGCGCCTCCGGCGAGGTCGCGCGCGCGCTGGGTGCCCTCGGCGCGCCCGCCACCGTGCCCGCCGTCGTCGTGCTGGCAATCGTGTTGCTGACCGGCGCCGCGTGGGGGTGGCGCCGGCTCGCGCGCGGCCCGCGCCGCGCCGGCATGCGCGCCATGACGCCGCCGGAGCGCGACGAGTACGTCACGCGCCTGCGCGCGCTGCTTTCCGAAACCCGCCAGCACCATGAAAACTAA
- a CDS encoding FliI/YscN family ATPase, giving the protein MPDASREHRYVEAMRRVDPVARLGTVTRIMPTFIEADGPGVPVGSLCVLGEASAAPLHAEVTRAEVGRVTLAPYQATDALCVGTSVRAVGSDATLPVGEAYLGRIVDALGRPLDGGPAVAAPHAWPLAGVRTAPLDRVTPDVALDTGIRAIDALLTLGVGQRIGIFAGSGVGKTTLLTSLARNVEADVCVLCLVGERGREAEDFWHRALRDDTRARSLMVIATSDQPAILRARSVAAALAHAEYFRAQGRHVLLLLDSVTRYALALREIGLAAGEPPTLRAYTPSVFAALPRIVERCGALRGGGAITALMTVLTETDEVDDPMAETLRALLDGHLVLTRALAEQGHFPAIDATRSISRVLQHVARDADRALAARALAGLALHERSRTLIEAGLYVPGSNPALDEALRVRPELIAFLRQDAAATTPRAQSLAALATLLGGAA; this is encoded by the coding sequence ATGCCTGACGCCTCGCGCGAACACCGCTATGTCGAGGCGATGCGGCGCGTCGATCCGGTCGCGCGCCTCGGCACCGTGACGCGCATCATGCCGACCTTCATCGAGGCCGACGGCCCCGGCGTGCCGGTCGGCTCGCTCTGCGTGCTCGGCGAGGCATCGGCCGCCCCGCTCCATGCCGAGGTCACGCGCGCCGAGGTGGGCCGCGTCACGCTCGCGCCGTATCAGGCGACCGACGCGCTCTGCGTCGGCACCAGCGTGCGCGCCGTCGGCTCGGACGCGACGCTGCCGGTCGGCGAGGCCTATCTCGGCCGCATCGTCGACGCGCTCGGCCGTCCGCTCGACGGCGGCCCCGCCGTCGCCGCGCCGCATGCGTGGCCGCTGGCCGGCGTGCGCACGGCACCGCTCGATCGCGTGACGCCCGATGTCGCGCTCGACACCGGCATTCGCGCGATCGACGCGCTGCTCACGCTCGGCGTGGGACAGCGCATCGGCATCTTCGCCGGCAGCGGGGTCGGCAAGACCACGCTGCTCACGTCGCTGGCGCGCAACGTCGAGGCCGACGTCTGCGTGCTGTGCCTGGTCGGCGAACGCGGGCGCGAGGCCGAGGATTTCTGGCACCGCGCGCTGCGCGACGACACGCGCGCGCGCTCGCTGATGGTGATCGCCACCTCGGACCAGCCCGCCATCCTGCGCGCGCGCAGCGTGGCCGCCGCGCTCGCCCACGCCGAATATTTCCGCGCGCAGGGGCGCCACGTGCTGCTGCTGCTCGACTCCGTCACGCGCTACGCGCTCGCCCTGCGCGAGATCGGGCTCGCCGCCGGCGAACCGCCGACGCTGCGCGCCTACACGCCGAGCGTGTTCGCCGCGCTGCCGAGGATCGTCGAGCGCTGCGGCGCGCTGCGCGGCGGCGGCGCGATCACGGCCCTGATGACGGTGTTGACCGAAACCGACGAGGTCGACGATCCGATGGCCGAAACGCTGCGCGCGCTGCTCGACGGCCATCTCGTGCTGACCCGCGCGCTGGCCGAGCAGGGCCATTTCCCCGCGATCGACGCGACGCGCAGCATCAGCCGCGTGTTGCAGCATGTCGCCCGCGACGCGGACCGCGCGCTCGCCGCGCGCGCGCTGGCGGGCCTCGCGCTGCACGAGCGCTCGCGCACGCTGATCGAGGCCGGCCTCTACGTGCCGGGCAGCAATCCCGCGCTCGACGAGGCGCTGCGCGTGCGGCCCGAGCTGATCGCGTTCCTGCGCCAGGACGCTGCCGCCACCACGCCGCGCGCGCAGTCGCTCGCCGCGCTGGCCACCCTGCTTGGGGGCGCCGCATGA
- the fliP gene encoding flagellar type III secretion system pore protein FliP (The bacterial flagellar biogenesis protein FliP forms a type III secretion system (T3SS)-type pore required for flagellar assembly.) has product MRAISRLLPAAAMLALFALFALLGGLPGVAHAASAAQAAAPITAQDIASFAKPAAGMSEAVRIATLLTVLSVLPAFVVSMTAFIRIAIVLSMIRHAFGMPETPPTPVLISLALFLTLFAMLPTFQAVNHDALQPFLSGHLDLPQALERSSGPLRQFMLRQVREDELKWMYEVSHEPLPATPDDVSLLQLTPAFILNELRVSFQIGFVILLPFLLIDLIVSSVLLSLGMLMVPPATISLPLKVLMFVLVDGWGLILRGVLGGFK; this is encoded by the coding sequence ATGCGCGCGATATCCCGACTTTTGCCCGCCGCCGCGATGCTCGCGCTGTTCGCGCTGTTCGCGCTGCTCGGCGGCCTGCCCGGCGTCGCTCACGCCGCGAGCGCCGCGCAGGCCGCCGCGCCGATCACGGCGCAGGACATCGCCAGCTTCGCCAAGCCCGCCGCCGGCATGTCCGAAGCCGTGCGGATCGCCACGCTGCTCACCGTGCTCAGCGTGCTGCCCGCGTTCGTCGTCTCGATGACGGCCTTCATCCGCATCGCGATCGTGCTGTCGATGATCCGCCACGCGTTCGGCATGCCCGAGACGCCGCCCACGCCCGTGCTGATCAGCCTCGCGCTGTTCCTGACGCTGTTCGCGATGCTGCCCACCTTCCAGGCCGTCAACCACGATGCGCTCCAGCCGTTCCTGAGCGGGCACCTCGATCTGCCGCAGGCGCTCGAACGCAGCAGCGGACCGCTGCGCCAGTTCATGCTGCGCCAGGTGCGCGAGGACGAACTGAAATGGATGTACGAGGTATCCCATGAGCCGCTGCCGGCCACGCCCGACGACGTCAGCCTGCTGCAGCTGACGCCGGCGTTCATCCTCAACGAACTGCGCGTGTCGTTCCAGATCGGCTTCGTGATCCTGCTGCCGTTCCTGCTGATCGACCTGATCGTGTCGAGCGTGCTGCTCTCGCTCGGCATGCTGATGGTGCCGCCCGCCACCATCTCGCTGCCGCTCAAGGTGCTGATGTTCGTGCTTGTCGATGGCTGGGGGTTGATCCTGCGCGGCGTGCTGGGCGGTTTCAAATGA
- a CDS encoding sigma-70 family RNA polymerase sigma factor, which produces MNPAGAPLAGDAVPPDAGDAALWHAFEAARAAPAREAIFEFYLPYATSVAAKLYRGRHRDDVDYPDYLQFACIGLLESIDRFDRAKGNAFTTFATQRIKGSVLDGVVRLTDGQEQTALRARVRRERLESLNQAADDAPRDVFRMLAGVTVGLAISFMLDDTGMVEARAEDAGGAPAAYPFQDMPYRSVAQQQTRSRLQEAVGRLPEREQKIIRYHYFHRLNFEHIADLLGLSKARVSQLHRAALDTLRGQIGTGEDFYLLA; this is translated from the coding sequence ATGAATCCGGCAGGTGCGCCGCTCGCCGGCGATGCCGTGCCGCCCGATGCGGGCGACGCGGCGCTGTGGCACGCGTTCGAAGCGGCGCGCGCGGCGCCCGCGCGCGAGGCGATCTTCGAGTTCTACCTGCCGTATGCGACCAGCGTGGCCGCGAAGCTGTATCGCGGCCGGCACCGCGACGACGTCGATTACCCCGACTACCTGCAGTTCGCCTGCATCGGCCTGCTCGAATCGATCGACCGCTTCGACCGCGCCAAAGGCAACGCCTTCACCACCTTCGCCACGCAGCGGATCAAGGGCAGCGTGCTCGACGGCGTCGTGCGGCTGACCGACGGCCAGGAGCAGACCGCGCTGCGCGCGCGCGTGCGCCGCGAGCGGCTCGAATCGCTGAACCAGGCGGCCGATGACGCACCGCGCGACGTGTTCCGGATGCTGGCCGGCGTGACCGTGGGCCTGGCCATCAGCTTCATGCTCGACGACACCGGCATGGTCGAGGCTCGTGCGGAAGACGCTGGCGGCGCGCCGGCGGCGTACCCGTTCCAGGACATGCCGTACCGCAGCGTGGCGCAGCAGCAGACGCGCTCGCGCCTGCAGGAAGCCGTGGGACGCCTGCCGGAGCGCGAGCAGAAGATCATCCGCTATCACTACTTTCATCGGCTGAATTTCGAGCATATCGCCGATCTTCTCGGTCTCTCGAAGGCGCGCGTTTCGCAACTGCATCGTGCCGCGCTCGATACGCTGCGCGGCCAGATCGGCACCGGCGAGGACTTTTACCTGCTTGCATGA
- a CDS encoding DUF4410 domain-containing protein has translation MQSFCRYLMAAVLVVGFLSGCASSVTRDAADQAATAPTASTVKFGTVPVQVKITLDPAAQDALKDNLKFNAKKLQETLESALDARKLLASKDDANAMQLNVEITGIRVRSNFSAVMFGFMAGSDYIDGSVSLVDPNHQPIDHFKVSTSYALGGLAGGQDEARMGWLYEKFAEKTLAELQPQ, from the coding sequence ATGCAATCGTTTTGCCGCTACTTGATGGCTGCCGTTCTGGTGGTCGGTTTTCTCTCGGGCTGCGCAAGCAGCGTCACGCGCGATGCGGCTGATCAGGCCGCCACTGCTCCGACCGCATCTACGGTGAAGTTCGGTACCGTGCCGGTGCAGGTCAAGATCACATTGGACCCGGCAGCCCAGGATGCACTGAAGGACAACCTCAAATTCAACGCCAAGAAGCTTCAGGAAACACTGGAAAGCGCATTGGACGCACGCAAGCTGCTGGCGTCGAAAGATGATGCCAATGCCATGCAGTTGAACGTCGAAATCACGGGCATCCGGGTGCGCTCGAACTTCTCGGCGGTGATGTTCGGATTCATGGCGGGCAGCGATTACATTGACGGAAGCGTGAGCCTGGTCGATCCGAATCATCAGCCGATCGATCATTTCAAGGTCTCGACCTCCTATGCGCTGGGCGGTCTGGCCGGCGGTCAGGATGAAGCGCGGATGGGTTGGCTGTACGAGAAATTCGCGGAAAAAACCTTGGCGGAATTGCAGCCGCAGTGA
- a CDS encoding flagellar hook capping FlgD N-terminal domain-containing protein: MATDPLGAAAALGTRTDSLGLNLQSLLQIILTQLQYQDPLKPVDNFEFVSQLAQFTSLEQTRQMSDKIDNLLSVQSATQTVGLLGRNVDVQTDSASAVQSGVVKSVSFKDGQPQLTIETTDGQFLTNATVSQVTAVR, encoded by the coding sequence ATGGCAACTGATCCCCTCGGCGCCGCCGCCGCGCTCGGCACCCGGACCGATTCGCTCGGCCTGAACCTGCAATCGCTGCTGCAGATCATCCTGACGCAGCTGCAGTATCAGGACCCGCTCAAGCCCGTCGACAACTTCGAGTTCGTCTCGCAGCTCGCGCAGTTCACCTCGCTCGAACAGACGCGCCAGATGAGCGACAAGATCGACAACCTGCTCTCGGTGCAGTCGGCGACGCAGACGGTCGGCCTGCTCGGCCGCAACGTCGACGTGCAGACCGACAGCGCGAGCGCCGTGCAGAGCGGCGTCGTGAAGAGCGTGTCGTTCAAGGACGGCCAGCCGCAACTGACGATCGAGACCACCGACGGCCAGTTCCTGACCAACGCGACCGTGTCGCAAGTCACGGCCGTTCGCTGA
- a CDS encoding FliM/FliN family flagellar motor switch protein, translated as MSAPAVAWRPASDDDARLARALFDAALADWQARWFARPAFAIGAIVRRPGGEVPVVAPGRTGHRCAPGLRLDPRDALARRLIGAAYATDDGVFDAPASKGALASIAAEMLDDLVAALGTALTPAAAAPRDGDAPSFSGYGTLDLAIESMDGEPCASLVCDIRHVWARHAAASSTSPASSTAAALTPRREALDATPVALSVVLGRCELSAAQLTMLSPGDVIVLDRRLDEPATLVVDATAAPVALGLPGRGATSLSFKLTSLATPDSP; from the coding sequence ATGAGCGCACCTGCCGTTGCCTGGCGCCCCGCCAGCGATGACGATGCGAGGCTGGCGCGCGCGCTGTTCGATGCCGCCCTGGCCGACTGGCAGGCGCGCTGGTTCGCGCGGCCCGCGTTCGCGATCGGCGCGATCGTGCGCCGGCCCGGAGGGGAAGTGCCTGTCGTTGCGCCTGGCCGCACCGGCCATCGCTGCGCGCCCGGCCTGCGGCTCGATCCGCGCGACGCGCTCGCGCGCCGGCTGATCGGCGCGGCCTACGCGACCGACGACGGCGTGTTCGACGCGCCGGCCAGCAAGGGTGCGCTCGCGTCGATCGCCGCCGAAATGCTCGACGACCTGGTCGCCGCGCTCGGCACGGCGCTTACGCCCGCCGCGGCCGCGCCGCGCGACGGCGACGCGCCGTCGTTCAGCGGCTACGGCACGCTCGATCTCGCGATCGAATCGATGGACGGCGAGCCGTGCGCCTCGCTCGTCTGCGACATCCGCCATGTGTGGGCGCGCCATGCGGCTGCGTCGTCCACATCGCCCGCGTCATCCACGGCCGCCGCGCTGACGCCGAGGCGCGAGGCGCTCGACGCCACGCCGGTCGCGCTGTCGGTCGTGCTGGGGCGCTGCGAACTGTCCGCGGCGCAACTCACGATGCTGTCGCCGGGCGACGTGATCGTGCTCGATCGCCGTCTCGACGAGCCGGCGACGCTGGTGGTCGACGCCACCGCCGCGCCCGTCGCGCTCGGCCTGCCCGGCCGCGGCGCCACCTCCCTGTCCTTCAAACTGACGTCGCTCGCGACACCCGATTCGCCATGA
- a CDS encoding flagellar basal body rod protein FlgB → MSTDLVAAIAAKALDGLFARQTATAQNVANANSVGYVPVRVNFEAALREAAQAQPGDTAQSRLARIQAVAPSLDAPLPIDVNTVRLDDEIATASETSARYAMLVGMLDRTLQLRQLAIKGS, encoded by the coding sequence ATGTCCACCGACCTCGTCGCCGCGATCGCAGCCAAGGCGCTCGATGGCCTGTTCGCGCGACAGACCGCGACCGCGCAGAACGTCGCGAACGCCAACTCCGTCGGCTACGTGCCGGTGCGCGTGAACTTCGAGGCCGCGCTGCGCGAGGCCGCCCAGGCGCAGCCCGGCGATACCGCGCAGTCGCGCCTCGCCCGCATCCAGGCGGTGGCGCCGTCGCTCGACGCGCCGCTGCCGATCGACGTCAACACGGTGCGCCTCGACGACGAGATCGCCACCGCCTCGGAAACCTCCGCGCGCTACGCGATGCTGGTCGGCATGCTCGACCGCACGCTGCAGCTGCGCCAGCTCGCGATCAAGGGAAGCTGA
- a CDS encoding tetratricopeptide repeat protein: protein MIAMLNEARQAWPHDHRLPFLRGAVQAGERRYDEARADFVAALELAPEFSIASFMLGFLDLTNGQVERARASWQPLDALPTDETLRVLKTGLLNLAEDRFELAIAQLRAGMASNERYPLINPYVAAVLAQLEGTEPPPGGSADPHDGKAGMLGSDLPHAYPHPYFSR from the coding sequence GTGATCGCGATGCTGAACGAGGCGCGGCAGGCCTGGCCGCATGACCATCGCCTGCCGTTCCTGCGCGGCGCCGTGCAGGCCGGCGAACGCCGCTACGACGAGGCGCGCGCCGATTTCGTGGCGGCGCTGGAGCTGGCGCCTGAGTTCTCGATCGCGAGTTTCATGCTCGGGTTTCTCGATCTGACGAACGGACAGGTGGAGCGCGCGCGGGCATCGTGGCAGCCGCTCGATGCGCTGCCCACCGATGAGACGCTGCGCGTGCTCAAGACGGGACTGCTGAACCTCGCGGAGGATCGCTTCGAGCTGGCGATTGCGCAGCTGCGCGCGGGAATGGCGTCGAACGAACGTTACCCGTTGATCAATCCCTACGTGGCCGCGGTGCTGGCGCAGCTGGAGGGGACCGAGCCGCCGCCGGGCGGCAGTGCCGATCCGCATGACGGCAAAGCGGGTATGCTCGGCAGCGACCTGCCGCATGCTTACCCGCATCCCTACTTTTCCCGCTGA
- the flgC gene encoding flagellar basal body rod protein FlgC, whose translation MDENSLFAIARSGLEVERQRMDVIAQNLANAGTTRTADGEPYHPLRLVSGPRIGASFEHHLQAGGAAAPLELTGVQSYGVERLDTPPRLVHDPAHPHADANGMVAYPGIDHAGEMTLMVQTLRSYEADTVMFNAARSMYLRALELGAHS comes from the coding sequence ATGGACGAGAACAGCCTGTTCGCCATCGCGCGCTCCGGCCTCGAGGTGGAGCGCCAGCGCATGGACGTGATCGCGCAGAACCTCGCCAACGCCGGCACCACGCGCACCGCCGACGGCGAGCCCTATCACCCGCTGCGGCTCGTCTCCGGGCCGCGCATCGGCGCGAGCTTCGAGCACCACCTGCAGGCGGGCGGCGCCGCGGCTCCACTCGAGCTGACCGGCGTGCAGAGCTACGGCGTCGAGCGGCTCGACACGCCGCCGCGGCTCGTCCACGACCCGGCCCATCCGCATGCCGACGCCAACGGCATGGTGGCGTACCCGGGCATCGACCACGCCGGCGAGATGACGCTGATGGTCCAGACGCTGCGCAGCTACGAGGCCGACACCGTGATGTTCAACGCCGCGCGCTCGATGTACCTGCGCGCGCTCGAACTCGGCGCCCACTCATGA
- a CDS encoding FliM/FliN family flagellar motor switch protein — translation MTTHTFPKQAVAAHVDFPEQQAEAPAEPAARPKLDLLDGVKVNVDVVLGRSVLDVKDMMALQSGSVLELKQAIGDPVEVVLNGRTIATGEIVAVDGRFGVRIAEIGAGGR, via the coding sequence ATGACCACCCACACCTTCCCGAAACAGGCCGTCGCGGCCCATGTCGACTTCCCCGAACAGCAGGCCGAGGCACCCGCCGAGCCCGCCGCCCGTCCGAAGCTGGACCTGCTCGACGGCGTGAAGGTCAACGTCGACGTCGTGCTCGGCCGCTCCGTGCTCGACGTCAAGGACATGATGGCGCTGCAGTCGGGCAGCGTGCTCGAACTGAAGCAGGCGATCGGCGACCCCGTCGAGGTCGTGCTCAACGGCAGGACCATCGCCACCGGCGAGATCGTCGCCGTGGACGGCCGCTTCGGCGTGCGCATCGCCGAGATCGGTGCCGGCGGCCGATGA